CCACACCTCCCAACCCTCCAGAAAAGCCCCAGATGAGAAAGGAGTCTCCACGTGCATATAAATGATTCTTTATGCCCTCCCCCCATGCAATGGGGGGTGGAGCAGGGGAAGTACCCCCACCCTCATGCAGGGAATGGGAGGTCAATGTATACTAGTCTTATTGCCAGCTGCCCTGTGGCCATGGGGTGGGGATTGGGGGGGTCTACAGCCCCTTTCTTCTCGCATTGGACCCCCTTCACCAAGTCACCATAGTGGAGCTGGGGGGCTGGAGGCCCTAGGAGCTGAGGTAAGGACGGTTCTCTAGGGAAGAAAAGATGCTCTCCCCACCTGCCCACTGGCTGCCGCAAGATGAGTGTGGGGAGCTGTCAGTGGGGGCTGGAATGTCATCCAGGCACCTCTACCCAGTGGGCAGTAGAAGCCAATGTCTCCAGCTTGAGGCTGCCCACAGAGATCCTCAGTGGTGGGGCAGTGTGCCCCAAACACCTTGTCCAGGTGGTACCTCCAGCAGCCATGACAGCTTATCTCTGGCTGATGCATTGTTTCAAGATCCCCACTCCTGGAGTTTAGTTCAGACTGTGGTGACCCTCATGACAACCTCGCGGCCGGAATGGGAACTGGAACGGGGATCTGGTGGCCGCAGCTGTCCAAGTAGGTGCAGGATTGTGTAACCACAGCGCTGAGGCAAGAGCGTCCGCATGCGCTGGGCGGCCAGGGGGCGGCTGGGGGCCCCAGTGGGGGGGCCCGTCCGTGAGGTCCTGGGGCCCGGCTTCCCTGCCGTCCCTCCCCCTGCATCTCCTCCTATGTCCTTGGTCTTGTCGTAATTCAGGACCTTCCACTGCTGGTTTACTGCCTGCCAGCGCTTGAAGATACGGTAGACAGAGGAGCCTTCATGGACGATGAGGCCTGAGCAAGAGGATAAGAAATCCAGGGTCAACTGCTGCCCAGACCTAGGCCAGAGGTACTTAAGCAAGCATTTCTCCAGGGGGAGGAGACAGAATTTGCAAAGGGCCTggagaagcagagaagggagatAGCCCTAAAGGCCCCCAATGGTAGAAAATGTGGCCATGAAACTGAGGGAATGGGCAGGGAAAATTAAGTGTGTGAGTTGGAGAAAGATGCTGagcaggtgagagagagagaggtatccTCACCTATGCAGACGACATCCATGAAGCCGTACATGCCGTAGCAGATCTGAAAAAGCAGATCTTGCCGTTGCCACTTGGCTGAAGGGCTGAGTGAGGACCAGATGAGCCAGGAGATGCTGGCAACAAGGAAGAGTGAGCCCAGAACTATGGCTGCAATCTGGACCTTCTCAATGACCGTCAGGGAGATGGCCTGCCACTGTGTGGGAGAAAAGGCTCCAAAAAgtcacagaaagagacagagggcCAGATTAGGGTGGCCCTGAATAGAAGGATACACCAGAAGCCTTCCAGAAACCCTTCAGGCAGGATTAACAATCTGCTTCTCTGTGCCTTGATCACATCTAGAATGTGGCATCTCTCACATTGAGAccattttctgtcttattttagaAAGGCATGATCAAGCAGGTGCTCTGAAGCCAGACCATCTAGGTTTGAATTCCAAATCCTTACTCCATTACTTACTGGCTGAGTAACATAACTATTAggattattatgaagattaaaagagttaatacaCACCAAGAACTTGACCCATAGAAAACTCTACATGTTTGCTaccagcagtagcagcagcactaccatcttttcttcttttgttatcCCAGGGCCTGGAACACAGGTGGCGCCCAATAAATGTCTTTGTGAGtaaatgaaggaagggaggattTACAGACAGATACTAAATTATTGCAATGGTAGGGAGGGTGACTTTGAAATCAAGAGTAAATGGATAAATAGGCTTCCTGGAGGGTCCTTGATTCTAATTGCTGAAAGGCCCTTGCCCCAGTCTCAGAGTTCTCCCCTTGCACCTCACCTGCAAGGGATTCTTGGTGCTGATCGCCAGGACCTGGTACTTGAAGTAGCAGAGCTCACAGCTCCAGGAGCCCCGCTCGCTGATCCAGCGGATGAGGCAGGGCTGGTGCGTGCAGCGCACGGAGCCGTCGCAGCGGCAGGGGCTCAGGAGCTCCCCCTGGAGGAAGAGTGAGGAGGGTTCCTGTCAGCTATCGCCACccgaccccagtcctctccacTACAGGAGAGGAAAACCTCCTCTCCAGGTCAGTctcccaccttaaaaaaaaaaaaaaaaaaaaaatcaggcttttCACCCAAAACAAGGCAAGAAGCTAAGGCTGcaccctaaaagaaaaaaattagagctCAAGGTAAACTTCCCTGGCCCAATAGAAGAGACATGGAAAGggactggggggcgggggagggttgGCCGGTGAATACTGGGTCTTCCCTGTTtccagagtttgagaagggtgctCTTTAAAGGTTCCCAAATGGAAGGCTACCACTTAGGATCTGGAGAGACAGGAGGGCAGGGTCAGAGCTTCTGAGCCATGCCTTCCTAACCCACTCCTCATCACTGTAAAGTATTTCACAGATGTGGTGCAGACTGGGATAGGTTACAGTCCTCAGTTTCCACGTATCAAAAAGGGGGAAATCCTAAGGGTGTGAGTGGAGGGTGTTCCCCTTTAATCAAAGAGTAATTTCTCACGACATAGAGACCCCCCCCCATACTATCCCGGGACAACTTTGTCCATAACATTTAAACAGAGGATATTCTTCGGAATGAGAAGGAAAGTTGTGGAATGGGAAATGAAGAAAAGTGCCCCACGTAGAGAACTATCGAGGAAGGCAAGGGCACCGGCTGGACCCCTCCCTTCAAGAAGCATTATTCTCTCTGCCCACCTCTCAGAGGATAGGCCCTCTCAGCCTACAGAGACCCTGGGGTGAGAGAAGTGGGCGAGAAAGGGTGTCTCGGTTAAGGGGAGAGATTTTGAACCCTCCCAGGAGAAAGCCCCACCCCTTCCTGGGGACCCCTGATCCCCCTCCACGCCAAATCTGCGCTCCCGGAGTCTCCAGCCAAGCCCCCCAACCTCACTCCATTTCCACCCCGGGCGCTGGGTCCCGCCCAGCTtcctcaggccccgccccctgtTCCCGGTCTCCCCGGGCGCCC
The Globicephala melas chromosome 10, mGloMel1.2, whole genome shotgun sequence genome window above contains:
- the MARCHF9 gene encoding E3 ubiquitin-protein ligase MARCHF9, with translation MLKSRLRMFLNELKLLVLTGGGRPRAEPQPRGGGGGGCGWAPFAGCSTRDGDGDEEEYYGSQPRVRGLAGDKEPRAGPPPPPAPPPPPPGALDALSLSSSLDSGLRTPQCRICFQGPEQGELLSPCRCDGSVRCTHQPCLIRWISERGSWSCELCYFKYQVLAISTKNPLQWQAISLTVIEKVQIAAIVLGSLFLVASISWLIWSSLSPSAKWQRQDLLFQICYGMYGFMDVVCIGLIVHEGSSVYRIFKRWQAVNQQWKVLNYDKTKDIGGDAGGGTAGKPGPRTSRTGPPTGAPSRPLAAQRMRTLLPQRCGYTILHLLGQLRPPDPRSSSHSGREVVMRVTTV